A genomic segment from Acidimicrobiales bacterium encodes:
- a CDS encoding cytidylate kinase-like family protein, with amino-acid sequence MVTISASYGAGGSVIAPAVAERLGFPFLDRALPAAASSTAAESADDEERTEGLITRMLSRFAAVPDPLTGGVSGVPGVTRDEVLKEQVEHQVGTFSRSDGVILGWGSTLIVESAFHVRLDGPEEARVRRGMMIEGLDEGAARKRLADTDRVRSLYIRRMYGRDWRDFELYQLMLDSTSLDFDGCVTVIADTARAFWAYTGRPANGPLP; translated from the coding sequence GTGGTCACGATCTCCGCGAGCTACGGCGCGGGCGGCAGTGTCATCGCCCCGGCCGTGGCGGAGCGGCTGGGATTCCCGTTCCTCGACCGGGCGTTGCCCGCCGCCGCCTCTTCGACCGCCGCCGAGTCGGCCGACGACGAGGAGCGGACCGAGGGCCTGATCACCAGGATGCTCTCCCGCTTCGCGGCGGTGCCCGATCCGCTGACCGGCGGAGTGTCCGGAGTCCCGGGTGTCACGCGCGACGAGGTGCTGAAGGAGCAGGTGGAGCATCAGGTCGGGACGTTCTCCCGCTCGGACGGGGTGATCCTCGGATGGGGCAGCACGCTGATCGTCGAGTCGGCGTTCCACGTGCGCCTGGACGGCCCGGAGGAGGCCCGGGTGCGCCGGGGGATGATGATCGAGGGCCTCGACGAGGGCGCCGCCCGCAAGCGCCTGGCCGACACCGACCGGGTCCGTTCCCTGTACATCCGGCGCATGTACGGGCGGGACTGGCGCGACTTCGAGCTGTACCAGCTGATGCTGGACAGCACCAGCCTCGACTTCGACGGATGCGTGACGGTGATCGCCGACACCGCCCGGGCCTTCTGGGCCTACACCGGCCGACCGGCCAACGGCCCGCTGCCGTGA